A single region of the Drosophila takahashii strain IR98-3 E-12201 chromosome 2R, DtakHiC1v2, whole genome shotgun sequence genome encodes:
- the LOC138912174 gene encoding uncharacterized protein → MSGICTILIFMLVHEHLFVGRRGCPQVVHCDNGTNFVGASRHFQALRERIEEEADAIREFASRSGCEFAFTPPRAPHMGGLWEAGVKTAKNLLLRAVGSALLSAEELATVLVGIEAVMNSRPLGAISQDPSDGEALTPGHLLTGGPLLATPALRTPDQEGLSCLRRWRLVSSVRQMFWRRWSREYVLGLQIRGK, encoded by the exons ATGTCCGGCATCTGCACCATTCTAATTTTCATGTTGGTCCACGAGCACTT GTTCGTTGGGCGCCGAGGATGTCCCCAAGTCGTCCATTGCGACAACGGGACGAACTTCGTCGGAGCCAGTCGCCACTTCCAGGCCCTTCGAGAGCGGATCGAGGAGGAAGCCGACGCGATACGCGAATTCGCATCAAGAAGCGGATGCGAGTTTGCGTTCACACCGCCTCGGGCTCCGCACATGGGCGGACTATGGGAGGCAGGTGTCAAAACTGCCAAGAACCTACTCCTACGGGCGGTGGGCAGCGCGCTCCTAAGCGCAGAAGAGCTGGCGACAGTGCTCGTGGGAATCGAGGCGGTGATGAACTCCCGCCCGCTCGGAGCGATCAGCCAGGACCCAAGCGACGGAGAGGCGCTAACTCCCGGGCACCTGCTGACAGGCGGGCCGCTGCTCGCCACACCAGCACTCCGGACCCCGGACCAGGAGGGTCTCAGCTGCTTACGGCGATGGCGGCTTGTCTCGTCAGTCAGGCAAATGTTCTGGCGGCGATGGTCCCGGGAATATGTCCTGGGCCTACAAATTCGGGGCAAGTGA